A portion of the Anabas testudineus chromosome 22, fAnaTes1.2, whole genome shotgun sequence genome contains these proteins:
- the ntmt1 gene encoding N-terminal Xaa-Pro-Lys N-methyltransferase 1, giving the protein MDDIVQHEASFYSNAEIYWKEIPPTVDGMLGGYGSISSIDINGSKAFLQKFLGEGEGKTGRGCALDCGAGIGRITKRLLLPLFNTVDLVDVTQEFLDKAKAYLGEESKRVGNYFCSGLQDFVPESGRYDVIWIQWVIGHLTDDHLIKFLQRCQKALRPNGLVVIKDNVSYEGVVPDEVDSSICRDLEIVRSLVGRAGLRIIHEEQQMNFPKEIYQVHTLALR; this is encoded by the exons ATGGACGACATAGTACAACATGAGGCAAGCTTCTACTCAAACGCTGAGATATACTGGAAGGAGATTCCTCCCACAGTGGACGGCATGCTGGGAGGCTATGGCAGCATCTCAAGCATTGATATCAATGGATCCAAGGCTTTCCTCCAGAAGTTCCTCGGt GAAGGAGAGGGGAAGACGGGCAGGGGCTGTGCTCTGGACTGTGGAGCAGGCATCGGGAGGATCACCAAGCGtttgctgctgcctctgttCAACACTGTGGACCTGGTTGACGTGACACAGGAGTTCCTGGACAAAGCCAAAGCCTACCTGGGAGAGGAGAGCAAGAGAGTGGGGAACTACTTCTGCAGTGGCCTGCAGGACTTTGTACCAGAGAGTGGACGCTATGATGTCATCTGGATCCAGTGGGTCATAG GCCACCTCACAGACGACCACCTGATCAAGTTCCTGCAGCGCTGTCAGAAAGCTTTGCGGCCCAACGGCCTCGTCGTCATCAAGGACAACGTGTCGTACGAGGGTGTGGTCCCTGATGAAGTTGACAGCAGCATCTGCCGCGACTTGGAAATAGTTAGAAGTCTAGTGGGTAGAGCAGGTCTCCGCATCATCCACGAGGAGCAGCAAATGAACTTCCCAAAGGAGATCTACCAAGTTCACACACTGGCTCTCAGATAG